Proteins from a single region of Thermotoga maritima MSB8:
- a CDS encoding AAA domain-containing protein, producing the protein MRVGLIAEGTYPYITGGVSSWIQTLISNLPEFEFEIYHLRPDSKKREVRYKIPKNVVRIHEVNIFGDFDPEIPEEANLSALTEITKAIVLSPKNVLVFIDTKNRSDRFERQRKDSPSRENPLEAQIVKEVVEKLLSMGVKEDWIGIITPYDDQVNLIRELIEAKVEVHSVDGFQGREKEVIIISFVRSNKNGEIGFLEDLRRLNVSLTRAKRKLIATGDSSTLSVHPTYRRFVEFVKKKGTYVIF; encoded by the coding sequence ATGAGAGTAGGACTTATCGCTGAGGGTACCTATCCTTATATTACAGGGGGAGTATCGAGCTGGATTCAAACTCTTATTTCTAATCTTCCTGAGTTTGAATTTGAAATTTATCACCTCCGCCCCGATTCGAAGAAACGAGAGGTTAGATACAAAATACCAAAAAACGTTGTTCGTATACATGAAGTGAATATCTTTGGAGATTTTGACCCTGAAATACCTGAAGAAGCTAACCTTTCGGCACTTACCGAAATAACAAAGGCTATTGTTCTCTCCCCAAAAAACGTTCTGGTCTTCATAGACACAAAGAACAGATCTGACAGATTTGAAAGGCAAAGGAAAGACTCTCCCTCGAGAGAGAATCCATTAGAAGCACAAATCGTAAAAGAGGTTGTGGAAAAGCTTCTCTCTATGGGGGTGAAGGAGGATTGGATCGGGATCATCACTCCCTACGATGATCAGGTGAATCTCATAAGGGAGTTGATCGAAGCGAAAGTAGAAGTACACAGTGTGGATGGTTTTCAGGGAAGGGAAAAAGAGGTCATCATCATCTCATTTGTGCGTTCAAACAAAAACGGTGAAATAGGGTTCCTCGAAGATCTGAGAAGACTCAACGTCTCACTCACACGGGCGAAAAGAAAACTGATAGCAACGGGAGATTCGAGCACGCTCTCTGTCCATCCAACTTACAGAAGATTTGTAGAGTTTGTGAAAAAGAAGGGAACTTACGTGATCTTTTGA
- the bfrA gene encoding beta-fructosidase has protein sequence MFKPNYHFFPITGWMNDPNGLIFWKGKYHMFYQYNPRKPEWGNICWGHAVSDDLVHWRHLPVALYPDDETHGVFSGSAVEKDGKMFLVYTYYRDPTHNKGEKETQCVAMSENGLDFVKYDGNPVISKPPEEGTHAFRDPKVNRSNGEWRMVLGSGKDEKIGRVLLYTSDDLFHWKYEGVIFEDETTKEIECPDLVRIGEKDILIYSITSTNSVLFSMGELKEGKLNVEKRGLLDHGTDFYAAQTFFGTDRVVVIGWLQSWLRTGLYPTKREGWNGVMSLPRELYVENNELKVKPVDELLALRKRKVFETAKSGTFLLDVKENSYEIVCEFSGEIELRMGNESEEVVITKSRDELIVDTTRSGVSGGEVRKSTVEDEATNRIRAFLDSCSVEFFFNDSIAFSFRIHPENVYNILSVKSNQVKLEVFELENIWL, from the coding sequence ATGTTCAAGCCGAATTATCACTTTTTCCCGATAACAGGCTGGATGAACGATCCGAACGGTTTGATCTTCTGGAAGGGAAAATATCATATGTTCTATCAGTATAATCCCAGAAAACCTGAGTGGGGAAACATCTGCTGGGGCCACGCGGTGAGCGACGATCTCGTTCACTGGAGACACCTTCCCGTTGCTCTATATCCCGACGATGAAACACACGGAGTGTTCTCTGGAAGCGCTGTCGAGAAAGATGGGAAAATGTTTCTCGTGTACACCTACTACCGCGATCCGACACACAACAAAGGAGAAAAAGAAACCCAGTGTGTGGCTATGAGTGAAAACGGATTGGATTTCGTAAAGTACGATGGAAACCCGGTCATATCTAAACCCCCAGAGGAAGGGACGCACGCCTTCAGAGACCCGAAGGTGAACAGAAGCAACGGTGAGTGGCGAATGGTACTGGGATCTGGTAAAGATGAGAAGATTGGAAGAGTGCTTCTCTATACCTCAGATGACCTTTTTCACTGGAAGTACGAGGGTGTGATCTTCGAAGATGAAACCACAAAAGAAATAGAGTGTCCCGATCTTGTGAGAATTGGAGAGAAAGATATCCTCATATACTCGATAACGAGTACAAACAGCGTTCTGTTTTCCATGGGAGAGTTAAAGGAAGGAAAACTGAATGTCGAAAAGCGGGGGCTTCTCGATCACGGAACGGATTTCTACGCTGCTCAAACTTTCTTTGGAACAGACAGAGTTGTAGTTATCGGATGGCTTCAAAGCTGGTTGAGAACAGGGCTTTACCCGACAAAACGAGAAGGATGGAACGGTGTCATGAGTCTTCCTAGGGAGCTGTATGTAGAAAACAACGAGTTGAAGGTGAAACCGGTGGATGAACTCTTGGCTCTCAGAAAGAGAAAGGTTTTCGAAACTGCAAAGTCCGGAACATTTCTGCTGGATGTCAAGGAAAACAGTTATGAAATTGTGTGTGAATTCAGCGGAGAAATCGAACTTCGAATGGGAAATGAATCTGAAGAAGTGGTGATAACGAAGAGTCGAGACGAATTAATCGTGGATACAACGAGATCTGGTGTTTCAGGTGGAGAAGTTAGAAAGTCGACAGTCGAAGATGAAGCTACAAATAGAATACGAGCTTTCTTGGATTCGTGTTCTGTAGAATTTTTCTTCAACGACTCCATAGCTTTTTCCTTTAGGATCCATCCAGAGAACGTTTACAACATTCTTTCTGTCAAATCGAACCAAGTGAAACTCGAAGTCTTTGAACTCGAGAACATATGGTTGTGA
- a CDS encoding SufB/SufD family protein: MIVKDYRREFEALAKAYEKAGGDVSKFLDRRIASIIISGDKVIGLNGVEGVELTPYRIENGVQVDMRIKEGVVVEYPVHVCTGYLEKKGLQRVVFNIRLEKNAKAIFVAHCVFPWTEDFTHDALMNVELEEGAWMEYHDEHTHSETGSINLITRSIARVGERAVYRNTFTLVKTRIGTLRVFMDASLEKDAVGELYTKVKAVEDDDVEVKEILRLNGMGARGLAKTNAVAIDRAKVSVVNEVYGNAPHTRGHVECLEIAKGDGVDVRALPVLVVKNDSSELTHEASIGRVNAKQLETLMAKGLTEEEATEMIIKGILT; encoded by the coding sequence ATGATCGTAAAAGACTACAGAAGAGAATTCGAAGCACTGGCAAAGGCCTACGAAAAGGCAGGGGGAGACGTTTCGAAGTTCCTCGACAGGAGGATAGCCTCCATCATAATAAGCGGTGACAAGGTCATAGGACTCAACGGTGTGGAGGGAGTAGAACTCACTCCCTACAGGATAGAGAACGGTGTTCAGGTGGACATGAGGATAAAAGAAGGTGTGGTGGTGGAGTATCCCGTCCACGTGTGTACGGGGTACTTAGAAAAGAAAGGACTGCAACGTGTTGTGTTCAATATAAGGCTCGAGAAAAACGCGAAAGCGATCTTTGTGGCACACTGTGTTTTTCCGTGGACCGAAGATTTCACACACGACGCCTTGATGAACGTGGAACTGGAAGAAGGAGCGTGGATGGAGTACCACGACGAGCACACGCACAGTGAAACGGGTTCTATAAATCTGATCACCAGATCGATAGCAAGAGTTGGAGAAAGAGCGGTTTACCGAAACACCTTCACTCTCGTGAAAACAAGAATAGGAACGCTGAGGGTCTTCATGGATGCTTCACTTGAGAAAGATGCCGTTGGAGAACTCTACACGAAAGTAAAGGCCGTTGAAGACGACGATGTGGAAGTGAAGGAGATCCTGAGACTGAACGGAATGGGAGCGAGGGGACTCGCCAAAACGAACGCAGTTGCAATCGACAGAGCGAAAGTTTCTGTGGTGAACGAGGTTTACGGGAACGCGCCGCACACGAGAGGCCACGTGGAATGTCTTGAGATCGCAAAGGGAGATGGAGTGGACGTGAGAGCTCTTCCTGTGCTGGTTGTGAAGAACGATTCTTCTGAGCTAACCCACGAGGCTTCCATAGGAAGGGTGAACGCGAAACAGCTTGAAACACTCATGGCCAAAGGCCTTACAGAAGAGGAAGCGACCGAAATGATCATAAAGGGTATTTTGACATGA
- a CDS encoding ABC transporter ATP-binding protein, translating into MLELIDVWYEVEGKAILKGINARFEKQRVYSILGTNGAGKSTLAYLIMGLEGYRPTRGKILLDGEDITDLSVTERAKRGITLMWQEPARFTGIKIRDYLTLGGRRKVSKEELERVLELVGLNPALYLERNVDEKLSGGERKRVELASILLMKPRYTILDEPDSGIDIMSLEMIEKVLSELVSAGGSVILVTHREEIALESDYAFLICHGSILKEGNPSEIVQFYKNSCDRCDHPNEPSGEMIV; encoded by the coding sequence GTGCTGGAGCTCATCGATGTGTGGTATGAGGTAGAGGGAAAGGCTATTTTGAAGGGAATAAACGCTCGCTTCGAAAAACAAAGGGTTTACTCCATACTGGGAACCAACGGTGCAGGGAAAAGCACTCTCGCCTATTTGATCATGGGGCTTGAGGGCTACAGACCCACCAGGGGAAAGATACTCCTCGACGGTGAGGACATCACCGATCTTTCCGTAACAGAGAGAGCCAAAAGAGGGATCACCCTCATGTGGCAGGAGCCCGCTCGATTCACAGGAATCAAGATCAGAGACTATTTGACTCTCGGCGGAAGAAGAAAAGTATCGAAAGAGGAGCTCGAAAGGGTCTTAGAACTCGTTGGTTTGAATCCGGCACTCTACTTGGAAAGAAACGTCGATGAAAAGCTGAGCGGTGGAGAGAGAAAGAGGGTAGAACTGGCGAGTATTCTTCTTATGAAACCTAGATACACCATCCTCGATGAGCCAGACTCCGGGATAGATATTATGAGTCTTGAGATGATAGAGAAGGTTCTCTCGGAACTCGTGAGTGCGGGTGGCTCTGTGATCTTAGTCACTCACAGGGAAGAAATCGCACTGGAGAGCGACTACGCCTTTCTCATCTGTCACGGCTCCATCTTGAAAGAAGGAAACCCGTCTGAAATCGTGCAGTTCTACAAAAACAGCTGTGACAGATGTGATCATCCGAATGAACCATCAGGGGAGATGATCGTATGA
- a CDS encoding CDP-alcohol phosphatidyltransferase family protein produces MLRKSTDGWISSLINRRFSSRITNLILEKNWQITPNQMSFISFLVGVLAFPFYLLKLPWIAGILVQVSSVLDGVDGELARARNMSSNWGAFFDTMLDRFVDILAVLGLSLYGCLKDGPSLSLLLWSVLAVSGSLMVSYLHSVGKVFGTHPALVGKLSGFASRDVRLFVVFVFSLFGMHLPALVVISILSYVYTTGKFVELLVLNR; encoded by the coding sequence ATGCTGAGAAAATCCACCGATGGGTGGATTTCTTCTCTGATAAACAGGAGATTTTCCTCAAGGATCACAAATCTCATTCTCGAAAAAAACTGGCAGATAACACCCAACCAGATGTCTTTCATCAGCTTTCTTGTTGGTGTTCTCGCGTTTCCGTTTTATCTTCTCAAGCTTCCGTGGATCGCAGGAATTCTTGTTCAGGTCTCTTCTGTTCTGGACGGAGTGGATGGAGAGCTCGCACGCGCAAGAAACATGTCTTCAAACTGGGGGGCTTTTTTCGATACGATGTTGGACAGGTTCGTGGATATACTGGCCGTTCTTGGGCTGTCTCTTTACGGTTGCTTGAAAGATGGTCCCTCTCTTTCCTTACTCCTCTGGTCAGTTCTTGCCGTCAGCGGTTCTCTCATGGTGAGTTACCTTCACAGTGTTGGGAAGGTGTTTGGTACCCACCCGGCTCTCGTCGGAAAGCTATCCGGTTTTGCCTCCAGGGATGTTAGGTTGTTCGTTGTATTCGTTTTTTCTCTCTTTGGAATGCATCTTCCTGCTCTTGTAGTTATCTCGATCCTGTCGTATGTTTACACTACTGGGAAATTCGTGGAACTTCTGGTGCTCAACAGGTGA
- a CDS encoding sugar phosphate nucleotidyltransferase: protein MREAIVLASGAGKRLRSVTGDVPKVFYRFDGCELVKYPMISLMKNGVERFVLVVSEGYRDLGEKVLNDLGVEGIVVENKKVELGNAYSFFLSEPYVESEKFFLSCGDSLFPPEALKSAFSEDEFHIKLGVSKRSDLIDPEEASKVLVNEDRIVKIGKRIDEYNYFDTGVFVMTKKVYSLKESFSWTEEISLYHVLQKAVDTGMIVKVFDFGNALWTEIDSPEDLNEKVYELMKKIKEGVAC, encoded by the coding sequence GTGAGAGAGGCCATTGTGCTGGCTTCCGGAGCTGGAAAAAGACTCAGATCGGTTACCGGAGACGTTCCGAAGGTCTTTTACAGGTTCGACGGTTGTGAGCTCGTAAAATATCCGATGATCTCCCTGATGAAAAACGGTGTTGAAAGATTCGTTCTTGTCGTCTCAGAGGGCTATAGAGATCTCGGAGAGAAGGTTCTGAATGATCTGGGTGTCGAGGGGATTGTCGTTGAGAACAAAAAGGTGGAACTCGGCAACGCGTATTCTTTCTTCCTGAGTGAACCTTACGTGGAGAGCGAGAAATTCTTTCTCTCGTGTGGCGATTCTCTCTTTCCACCTGAGGCACTGAAAAGTGCTTTCAGTGAGGATGAATTCCATATAAAACTCGGTGTGAGTAAGAGAAGTGACCTGATAGATCCTGAAGAGGCGAGTAAAGTATTAGTAAATGAAGATCGGATCGTTAAGATCGGAAAGAGAATCGATGAGTACAACTATTTCGACACGGGTGTTTTTGTGATGACGAAAAAGGTTTACAGCCTCAAGGAGAGTTTTTCGTGGACTGAGGAAATTTCTCTGTACCATGTGCTGCAGAAGGCGGTTGACACGGGCATGATCGTTAAGGTGTTCGATTTTGGAAATGCTCTGTGGACAGAAATAGACTCTCCCGAGGATTTGAATGAAAAGGTTTATGAGTTGATGAAAAAGATAAAGGAGGGAGTGGCATGCTGA
- a CDS encoding inositol-3-phosphate synthase, which translates to MVKVLILGQGYVASTFVAGLEKLRKGEIEPYGVPLARELPIGFEDIKIVGSYDVDRAKIGKKLSEVVKQYWNDVDSLTSDPEIRKGVHLGSVRNLPIEAEGLEDSMTLKEAVDTLVKEWTELDPDVIVNTCTTEAFVPFGNKEDLLKAIENNDKERLTATQVYAYAAALYANKRGGAAFVNVIPTFIANDPAFVELAKENNLVVFGDDGATGATPFTADVLSHLAQRNRYVKDVAQFNIGGNMDFLALTDDGKNKSKEFTKSSIVKDILGYDAPHYIKPTGYLEPLGDKKFIAIHIEYVSFNGATDELMINGRINDSPALGGLLVDLVRLGKIALDRKEFGTVYPVNAFYMKNPGPAEEKNIPRIIAYEKMRIWAGLKPKWL; encoded by the coding sequence ATGGTCAAGGTCCTGATCCTCGGTCAGGGCTACGTTGCCAGTACATTCGTTGCCGGACTTGAAAAGCTCAGGAAAGGGGAAATAGAACCTTACGGAGTGCCCCTTGCAAGGGAACTTCCCATCGGCTTCGAAGACATCAAGATTGTTGGAAGCTACGACGTGGACAGAGCGAAGATTGGAAAGAAACTGAGCGAAGTGGTGAAGCAGTACTGGAACGATGTTGACTCGCTGACGAGTGATCCTGAGATTCGCAAAGGAGTACACCTTGGAAGCGTGAGGAACCTCCCCATCGAAGCTGAAGGTCTCGAAGACAGCATGACTCTGAAGGAAGCAGTTGATACTCTCGTCAAGGAATGGACAGAACTCGATCCCGATGTGATCGTGAACACCTGTACTACAGAAGCTTTCGTGCCCTTCGGGAACAAAGAAGATCTTCTGAAAGCTATCGAAAACAACGACAAAGAGAGACTCACTGCAACTCAGGTGTACGCTTACGCAGCGGCACTGTACGCGAACAAGCGTGGAGGAGCGGCTTTTGTGAACGTTATTCCGACCTTCATAGCGAACGACCCGGCTTTCGTTGAACTCGCGAAGGAGAACAACCTCGTCGTTTTCGGAGACGACGGTGCTACCGGTGCCACACCGTTCACAGCGGACGTTCTCAGCCATCTTGCCCAGAGAAACAGGTACGTCAAAGATGTTGCGCAGTTCAACATAGGAGGGAACATGGACTTTCTGGCACTCACAGACGATGGAAAGAACAAGAGTAAAGAATTCACCAAATCCAGTATAGTGAAGGACATTCTCGGTTACGATGCACCGCATTACATAAAACCTACAGGGTATCTTGAACCACTTGGAGATAAAAAGTTCATAGCCATTCACATCGAGTACGTGAGTTTCAACGGTGCTACAGATGAGCTCATGATAAACGGAAGAATAAACGACAGCCCGGCTCTTGGAGGTCTCCTTGTTGACCTTGTGAGACTCGGAAAGATCGCACTCGACAGGAAGGAGTTCGGAACGGTCTACCCAGTGAACGCCTTCTACATGAAGAACCCGGGACCGGCGGAAGAAAAGAACATCCCAAGAATCATTGCTTACGAGAAGATGAGAATCTGGGCGGGATTGAAACCGAAGTGGCTGTGA
- a CDS encoding NAD(P)H-dependent oxidoreductase subunit E encodes MIVRVCMGSSCHLKGSYEVVRRFQELQKKYNFKLYGSLCFGNCSQGVCVEIDGRLFSRVTPENAEEILKKVLQNG; translated from the coding sequence ATGATTGTGAGAGTGTGTATGGGGAGTTCTTGTCATTTGAAGGGATCTTACGAGGTTGTCAGGAGATTTCAAGAGCTTCAAAAGAAATACAACTTCAAGCTGTACGGCTCATTGTGTTTTGGAAACTGTTCTCAGGGAGTCTGCGTTGAAATAGATGGCCGATTGTTCAGCAGAGTAACTCCCGAAAATGCTGAGGAAATTCTAAAGAAGGTGCTTCAAAATGGCTGA
- a CDS encoding [Fe-Fe] hydrogenase large subunit C-terminal domain-containing protein: MAELIFSRETDCRYCYKCLRNCPVKAISFKSGKSTVLEEECVFCGSCLDICPQNARSYRKDVERFLSLSEPFLVSIAPSFFAYFENPLKVIGVLKEMGAVVVQETAVGAEIVSRRYEEVFEKHSGPFITTACPVVVNLAEKHFPNVLKYFAPVDSPLMTHAKFLKTRYGDFPIVFVGPCIAKKSESDLVDVALTFEELEEILEEREGKEALPDGPYPDRARFYPTTDGIGYTVSVPWEKKLVVEGVENLMRVFSRIDEYKSVFIEASACYGSCLNGPVMKKKSNGKERLLEWQKKLPKEPK; this comes from the coding sequence ATGGCTGAACTCATATTCTCAAGAGAAACGGACTGCAGATACTGCTACAAGTGCTTGAGAAACTGTCCCGTTAAAGCCATATCTTTCAAATCTGGAAAATCGACAGTCTTAGAAGAAGAATGTGTTTTTTGCGGATCTTGCCTGGATATCTGTCCTCAGAATGCGAGAAGTTATCGGAAAGACGTCGAAAGATTTCTGAGTTTGTCCGAACCGTTTCTTGTTTCAATAGCACCGTCTTTCTTCGCTTACTTTGAAAATCCTCTGAAAGTTATCGGTGTTCTGAAAGAGATGGGTGCTGTGGTAGTTCAGGAAACAGCCGTGGGTGCGGAGATCGTTTCCAGAAGGTACGAAGAGGTCTTTGAAAAACACTCCGGTCCCTTCATAACAACGGCCTGCCCTGTGGTTGTGAATCTCGCTGAGAAACATTTTCCTAATGTTTTGAAGTACTTTGCACCCGTTGATTCTCCTCTGATGACGCACGCGAAGTTTTTGAAGACACGATACGGTGACTTCCCAATTGTGTTTGTTGGACCATGCATAGCAAAGAAATCCGAAAGCGACCTCGTTGACGTTGCACTCACCTTCGAAGAACTCGAGGAGATCCTCGAAGAAAGAGAAGGAAAAGAAGCTCTTCCGGACGGTCCGTATCCAGACAGGGCTCGGTTTTATCCGACAACAGATGGTATAGGCTACACCGTTTCTGTTCCATGGGAAAAAAAGCTCGTGGTTGAAGGCGTCGAGAACCTGATGAGAGTCTTTTCCAGGATAGATGAATACAAAAGTGTTTTCATAGAGGCTTCTGCATGCTACGGCAGCTGTTTGAACGGACCTGTGATGAAGAAAAAAAGCAACGGAAAAGAAAGACTTCTTGAATGGCAGAAGAAACTCCCAAAAGAACCGAAGTGA
- a CDS encoding (Fe-S)-binding protein → MAEETPKRTEVNHLKIDTFRSYRNKSRNVEVPEEEIKKVLVSIGKDDPSKELNCGACGYDSCREKARAVVLGKAEKEMCFVYLLDLVKSSSYRVVEESPNAVFVLKDEKVIYRNRVAGELIQNYPEILERAKGSVGETLTIEGKRFFFVKEFSLEDGEEVIMLVDITQEKLKDEELDKVKRETLRKVEEMLNKQMRIAQEIAGILGESIAETKSSFMELKMFMEGENADL, encoded by the coding sequence ATGGCAGAAGAAACTCCCAAAAGAACCGAAGTGAATCACCTCAAGATCGATACCTTCAGGAGCTACAGAAACAAGTCCAGGAACGTGGAAGTTCCAGAAGAGGAAATAAAAAAGGTTCTCGTGTCCATAGGTAAAGACGATCCATCCAAAGAATTGAACTGCGGTGCGTGTGGATACGATTCGTGCCGTGAAAAAGCCAGGGCCGTGGTCCTTGGAAAAGCGGAAAAGGAGATGTGCTTTGTGTACCTGCTTGATCTGGTCAAATCTTCCAGTTACAGGGTCGTTGAAGAGTCTCCGAACGCTGTATTCGTTTTGAAAGACGAAAAAGTGATCTACAGAAACAGGGTAGCCGGGGAACTGATCCAGAATTATCCAGAGATCCTGGAACGTGCGAAGGGCTCTGTGGGAGAAACTCTCACCATCGAAGGAAAGAGATTCTTCTTCGTGAAGGAATTTTCTCTCGAGGATGGAGAAGAAGTCATCATGCTAGTGGATATCACACAGGAAAAACTGAAAGACGAAGAACTCGACAAGGTAAAAAGGGAAACACTCAGAAAAGTCGAAGAAATGCTGAACAAACAAATGAGAATCGCTCAAGAAATTGCTGGAATACTCGGTGAATCTATCGCGGAAACCAAGAGCAGTTTCATGGAACTGAAGATGTTCATGGAGGGAGAAAATGCTGACCTGTGA
- a CDS encoding SpoIIE family protein phosphatase, translating into MLTCDVFFASKNKKGEEVCGDSIKVKRESEKIVVSVSDGLGSGIKASILSTLTATIASTMLMNGLPVTDVFRTILATLPICRVRKISYSNLCSVVCDFKNNTCTVVEYEFPVVMLFKGERRVFPEKQGLEIEGKKVFVWQFRSEAGTLLLLATDGLSQAGMGTDLFPLGFGVENIEKEMKHLLKNHVSPENIVRHFVKLAEKLDQEVRGDDTLVACLNFREKRILNLFVGPPEDRKKDEEYVRTFLSLPGKKIVCGGTTGQIFERVTGKKVEIDLYTLSENSPPVGYMEGIDLMTEGIVTLTQVFRYLEGQSEELGYGAKFIVKSLLEADEINFFVGRAINPAHQNPLFSHDISLKFRLVKDIAQILREKGKIVNVQYC; encoded by the coding sequence ATGCTGACCTGTGATGTCTTCTTTGCCTCGAAAAACAAAAAAGGCGAAGAGGTGTGTGGAGACTCGATAAAGGTCAAGAGAGAGAGTGAAAAAATAGTGGTCAGCGTTTCCGACGGACTGGGAAGCGGAATAAAAGCGAGTATTCTCTCGACTCTCACAGCGACCATAGCCTCCACGATGTTGATGAACGGTCTTCCTGTAACAGATGTGTTCAGAACGATCCTCGCGACACTTCCCATTTGCAGAGTGAGAAAAATCAGCTACTCCAATTTGTGTTCTGTGGTGTGTGACTTCAAAAACAATACCTGCACCGTCGTCGAATACGAGTTTCCGGTTGTGATGCTGTTCAAAGGAGAAAGAAGGGTCTTTCCTGAGAAACAGGGACTCGAGATAGAGGGAAAAAAGGTCTTCGTGTGGCAGTTTCGATCTGAAGCTGGAACTCTACTCCTTCTGGCAACGGATGGGCTCTCTCAGGCGGGAATGGGAACGGATCTTTTTCCACTGGGTTTCGGTGTGGAAAACATAGAAAAAGAGATGAAGCATCTTCTGAAAAACCACGTTTCTCCCGAAAACATCGTCAGGCACTTTGTAAAGCTCGCAGAAAAACTGGATCAGGAAGTGAGAGGTGACGATACGCTCGTTGCCTGTTTGAATTTCCGTGAAAAGCGCATTCTGAATCTGTTCGTCGGACCACCTGAGGACAGAAAAAAAGACGAAGAGTACGTGAGGACGTTTCTCAGCCTTCCTGGAAAAAAGATCGTTTGTGGAGGAACAACAGGTCAGATCTTTGAAAGGGTTACGGGAAAGAAAGTTGAGATCGATCTGTACACCCTCTCGGAAAACTCTCCGCCTGTTGGATACATGGAAGGAATCGATCTCATGACGGAAGGAATCGTCACCCTGACTCAGGTGTTCAGGTACCTCGAAGGGCAATCAGAAGAATTGGGATACGGTGCGAAGTTCATCGTCAAAAGTCTTCTGGAAGCCGATGAAATCAACTTTTTCGTTGGAAGGGCAATAAACCCAGCTCATCAGAATCCTCTGTTCAGCCACGATATCTCTTTGAAGTTCAGACTAGTCAAGGATATCGCTCAGATCCTTCGGGAAAAGGGAAAAATAGTGAACGTTCAATACTGTTAG
- the nuoE gene encoding NADH-quinone oxidoreductase subunit NuoE, with amino-acid sequence MERHFEKVEEILKKYGYKRENLIKILLEIQEIYRYLPEDVINYVSTAMGIPPAKIYGVATFYAQFSLKPKGKYTIMVCDGTACHMAGSPEVLKAIEEETGLTPGNVTEDLMFSLDQVGCLGACALAPVMVINGEVYGNLTADKVKEILRKIKEKERESANV; translated from the coding sequence TTGGAAAGACACTTCGAAAAGGTCGAAGAAATTTTGAAGAAATACGGTTACAAGAGAGAGAATCTGATAAAGATCCTCCTCGAGATCCAGGAGATCTACAGGTACCTTCCAGAGGATGTGATCAACTACGTGAGCACCGCTATGGGAATTCCTCCCGCAAAGATCTACGGAGTGGCGACCTTCTACGCTCAGTTCTCTCTGAAACCAAAAGGAAAGTACACAATCATGGTGTGCGATGGGACTGCCTGTCACATGGCAGGATCTCCAGAAGTACTCAAAGCAATCGAAGAAGAAACGGGTCTCACTCCTGGAAACGTCACGGAAGATCTAATGTTCAGTCTCGATCAGGTTGGATGCCTCGGAGCCTGCGCGCTCGCACCGGTCATGGTGATAAACGGTGAGGTCTATGGAAACCTCACGGCCGATAAGGTGAAAGAAATCCTGAGAAAAATAAAAGAGAAAGAGAGGGAGAGCGCCAATGTTTAA